One genomic segment of Brevibacillus laterosporus LMG 15441 includes these proteins:
- a CDS encoding ethanolamine utilization cobalamin adenosyltransferase, translated as MALITESDLRKHFKNQEAKDSKVFEVKKGVILTPSAKSFLTDHQIELRYYDENATQQQNAPVPPTEISSKPSMRYETIYGGYLESKPEHMTHLYGNLLVYKDHPRIIFRGKLDSLEANILEAQITGVRAGLPKLAVDLEEVLLFVRNIVRCEVLGERLTNIQLLDMTSDEIREQSHHPKKYFGLDHFKPSYEMGEMVIALNSLRTFTRETELLAYQAFKQEHGSVEREDIIQALNRLSSLFWILMFRVRLDKYKA; from the coding sequence ATGGCTCTTATCACAGAAAGCGATTTGCGAAAACACTTTAAAAATCAAGAAGCTAAAGATAGCAAGGTTTTTGAAGTGAAAAAAGGCGTCATTCTCACGCCTTCTGCTAAAAGTTTTTTAACAGATCATCAGATAGAGCTTCGCTACTATGATGAGAATGCAACCCAACAACAGAATGCTCCTGTGCCACCAACAGAAATTTCAAGTAAGCCATCTATGCGTTATGAAACGATCTATGGTGGATATCTTGAAAGTAAGCCAGAGCATATGACTCATTTATATGGAAATCTCCTTGTCTATAAAGACCATCCTCGCATCATTTTTCGTGGAAAACTAGATTCATTAGAAGCTAACATTCTCGAAGCTCAAATCACTGGAGTAAGAGCAGGTTTGCCAAAGCTGGCAGTTGACTTGGAAGAAGTGCTTCTATTTGTACGAAATATTGTGCGCTGTGAAGTTCTTGGTGAGAGGCTAACGAATATCCAATTGCTAGATATGACATCTGATGAAATAAGAGAGCAATCGCATCATCCCAAGAAATACTTCGGATTAGATCATTTTAAACCGAGCTATGAAATGGGTGAGATGGTCATTGCCTTAAATTCATTGCGTACTTTCACTAGAGAAACGGAATTGTTGGCTTATCAAGCATTTAAACAAGAGCATGGAAGTGTGGAACGTGAAGACATCATTCAAGCGTTGAATCGCCTTTCCTCCTTATTTTGGATATTGATGTTCCGCGTTCGTCTAGATAAATACAAAGCTTGA
- a CDS encoding BMC domain-containing protein has protein sequence MKNQALGLVETKGLLGAMEAADAALKAANVTLIGLERLKKDGLITVKVKGDVGAVQAAVDAGSAAARQLNCLFNSLVIARPHEETAKIVAVDLPKQTSKQAPKVTPKELPEKDIKSTPLEVITGGKVSETAPVVDHLEEVSVKPKDHAQEEEQDLHHAVIQEQLLEEATSLVSSSKKKDKRLEDMKLAELRKIAYKLKLTNITKGQVKYAKKDQLIEAIQQHEGEKE, from the coding sequence ATGAAAAATCAAGCATTAGGACTTGTAGAGACAAAAGGACTCTTGGGAGCAATGGAAGCTGCTGACGCTGCTCTCAAAGCCGCAAACGTAACATTGATTGGTCTTGAAAGATTAAAAAAAGATGGTTTGATTACAGTTAAAGTCAAAGGCGATGTCGGAGCGGTACAGGCTGCTGTTGATGCGGGAAGTGCTGCTGCCAGACAACTAAACTGTCTCTTTAATAGTCTTGTCATCGCAAGGCCACATGAAGAAACAGCTAAAATCGTAGCTGTAGATTTGCCAAAACAAACATCAAAACAAGCACCTAAGGTTACGCCTAAGGAATTACCTGAAAAAGACATCAAAAGTACTCCACTTGAAGTGATTACAGGAGGAAAAGTGTCAGAGACAGCACCTGTTGTTGATCACCTTGAAGAAGTCTCTGTTAAGCCAAAGGATCATGCCCAAGAGGAAGAACAAGATCTACATCATGCGGTAATCCAAGAGCAACTACTAGAAGAAGCTACCTCCCTTGTTTCTTCTAGCAAAAAGAAAGATAAACGACTAGAAGATATGAAACTAGCGGAGTTAAGAAAAATAGCTTACAAGTTAAAATTAACAAACATTACAAAAGGGCAAGTAAAGTATGCCAAAAAGGATCAGCTTATCGAAGCGATCCAACAACATGAGGGAGAGAAGGAGTAG
- a CDS encoding acetaldehyde dehydrogenase (acetylating) — translation MEVLDKDLMSIQEVRTLIKKAKEAQAKLASMTQAQIDSIVKAIADAAYENREKLAKMANEETGFGRWQDKVVKNAFASKHVYEEIKDLKTVGILNEDKEKKTMEIGVPVGVVAGLIPSTNPTSTVIYKAMIALKAGNSIVFSPHPNALRCILETVKIISEAAKKAGCPDGAISCMTVPTIQGTDQLMKHNDTAMILATGGTAMVKAAYSSGTPAIGVGPGNGPAFIERSANISLAVKRIMDSKTFDNGTICASEQSVVVERDNKETIVAEFKKQGAYFLSKEESQKLGKFIMRANGTMNPQIVGKSVQHIAKLANLEVPESTRVLIAEETEVGSKVPYSREKLAPILAFYTEDNWRTALDRCVEILNNEGAGHTMMVHTNNEAIVREFALKQPVSRILVNTPGTLGGIGASTALFPALTLGCGAVGGSSTSDNVGPLNLLNIRRVGYGLKELEDIVGTRATEVKEPTLEATNKEELISLIVKRILAEM, via the coding sequence ATGGAAGTTCTAGATAAAGACTTAATGTCCATTCAAGAGGTACGTACTTTAATCAAAAAAGCAAAAGAAGCTCAAGCCAAACTAGCTTCCATGACACAAGCTCAAATTGATTCCATTGTAAAAGCAATTGCGGATGCTGCTTATGAGAATCGTGAGAAGCTAGCTAAAATGGCAAACGAAGAAACAGGCTTTGGTCGTTGGCAAGATAAAGTTGTTAAAAATGCATTTGCTTCCAAGCATGTTTATGAAGAGATTAAAGACCTAAAAACTGTAGGTATCTTGAATGAAGATAAAGAGAAGAAAACAATGGAGATCGGTGTACCTGTAGGTGTTGTAGCTGGTCTTATTCCATCAACAAATCCTACTTCTACCGTTATCTATAAAGCAATGATCGCTCTTAAGGCGGGAAATAGTATTGTATTTTCCCCACATCCAAATGCACTACGTTGTATCTTGGAAACCGTAAAAATCATCAGTGAAGCTGCTAAAAAAGCAGGCTGCCCAGATGGCGCGATTAGCTGCATGACTGTACCAACTATCCAAGGAACAGATCAATTGATGAAACACAATGATACAGCTATGATCCTTGCCACTGGTGGTACAGCTATGGTAAAAGCAGCTTACTCTTCTGGTACACCAGCAATTGGTGTTGGACCTGGTAATGGACCAGCATTCATTGAAAGAAGTGCTAACATTTCTTTAGCAGTAAAACGTATCATGGATTCTAAAACGTTTGATAACGGAACGATTTGCGCTTCTGAACAATCTGTAGTTGTCGAAAGAGATAACAAAGAGACAATTGTAGCAGAGTTCAAAAAACAAGGAGCTTACTTCTTGTCCAAAGAAGAGAGCCAAAAACTTGGAAAATTCATTATGCGTGCAAATGGCACAATGAATCCTCAAATCGTAGGAAAAAGCGTTCAGCACATCGCGAAATTAGCTAACCTAGAAGTTCCAGAATCAACTAGAGTTCTAATCGCTGAAGAAACAGAAGTTGGAAGCAAAGTTCCATACTCTCGTGAAAAATTGGCTCCAATCCTTGCTTTCTACACAGAAGACAACTGGAGAACAGCATTAGATCGTTGCGTTGAGATCTTAAATAACGAAGGTGCTGGACACACAATGATGGTTCATACAAACAATGAAGCTATCGTTCGTGAATTCGCTTTGAAACAGCCTGTATCCCGTATCCTTGTTAATACACCAGGTACTCTAGGCGGTATCGGTGCAAGCACAGCTCTATTCCCAGCATTAACATTGGGTTGTGGAGCGGTTGGAGGAAGCTCAACTTCCGATAACGTTGGTCCATTAAACCTACTTAACATTCGTCGCGTAGGTTATGGCTTGAAGGAATTAGAAGATATTGTAGGAACAAGAGCAACTGAAGTAAAAGAACCAACTCTTGAAGCTACTAATAAAGAAGAATTGATCAGCTTAATTGTGAAACGCATCTTAGCTGAAATGTAA
- a CDS encoding 2-oxoglutarate dehydrogenase E1 component, which produces MSMNNKLPASPWAEFYGPNLGYVFEQYEIYMENPEEVPADLRKLFDNWGSPVLPENDLHGQEMTPESSAPRTLPFAKMKKFVAALQLADTIRGFGHLGANLYPLEAQAPQADLLNLDQYGLTEADLRDIPAEFICKHQPERFANGWEAIQYLKGTYTSNIAFEIQHVDEAEEKAWIQSMIESGEVTKELSLQKKTDLLKRLNEVEGFEKFLHKQFVGAKRFSVEGLDVLVPVIDELVEHSVQAGTSDVTISMAHRGRLNVLTHVLGKPYEDIFSQFQHSPKEKLDKAQEAHVGWTGDVKYHFGAVKEIKNGDKTTRITMAHNPSHLEVSGSIVQGYTRAAQDDRSQAGYPKQDEYKAMSILVHGDAAFPGQGVVAETLNYSGIKGYKTGGTVHIIANNRVGFTTESEDSRSTRYASDLAKGYGIPIIHVNADDPEACIAAAKLAFQYRSKFYKDVLIDLIGYRRLGHNEMDEPMATNPMTYIVVRKHPTITQIYKDRLTERNELSKEQIEAIEETVKQAFVKAYEKVNKAHDDSGLIPDLPDAVKIGYPKVKTSVDLKKLTEINADLLKWPEGFHVFDKLEKILSRRQQVFADNSKIDWAHAEVLAFSTILEDGTPIRLSGQDSERGTFSHRNLVLHDSKTGETYSPLHRLPGAKASFEVRNSPLSEYAVLGFEYGYNVFAPETLVMWEAQFGDFANTAQVIFDQYISAGRAKWGQKSGLVMLLPHGYEGQGPEHSSARLERFLQLSAENNWTVANLSSSAQYFHILRRQAAMLNKDEVRPLVIMSPKSLLRNPSAGSAIDEFTNGEFKTVIEQQGLGQKAEAVERLVFCTGRMAVDLSDQVADVGKFDWLQIVRVEELYPFPTEKINEIIRKYKNLREIVWTQEEPRNMGAWTFVEPRLKALAPKGVNVSYNGRMRRSSPSEGDPVAHKKEQQRILAQSVTRNLVRV; this is translated from the coding sequence ATGAGTATGAATAACAAACTGCCAGCTAGCCCTTGGGCAGAATTTTATGGACCGAATCTTGGTTATGTGTTTGAGCAGTATGAGATCTATATGGAAAATCCGGAAGAAGTACCTGCAGACTTACGAAAATTGTTTGATAATTGGGGATCGCCGGTCCTTCCAGAAAATGATCTTCATGGTCAGGAAATGACACCTGAAAGCTCCGCACCAAGAACGCTACCATTTGCAAAAATGAAGAAATTCGTTGCTGCTCTTCAGTTGGCAGATACTATCCGTGGGTTTGGACACTTAGGTGCTAATCTGTATCCTTTGGAAGCTCAAGCTCCACAAGCGGATTTGTTAAATCTGGATCAATATGGTTTGACCGAGGCTGATCTTCGAGATATTCCAGCTGAATTCATTTGCAAGCATCAGCCGGAACGTTTCGCTAATGGCTGGGAAGCGATCCAGTATTTGAAAGGAACGTACACTAGCAATATTGCCTTTGAAATTCAACATGTGGATGAGGCAGAAGAAAAAGCTTGGATTCAAAGTATGATTGAGTCTGGCGAAGTAACTAAGGAACTCTCTTTGCAGAAAAAGACTGATCTTTTAAAAAGATTGAATGAGGTAGAAGGTTTTGAAAAGTTTCTACACAAGCAGTTTGTAGGGGCCAAACGCTTCTCCGTAGAAGGTTTGGATGTCCTAGTACCTGTCATTGATGAGCTCGTGGAGCACTCCGTTCAAGCGGGAACAAGCGATGTAACCATCTCAATGGCACATCGTGGTCGTTTAAACGTACTAACTCACGTGCTGGGTAAACCTTACGAAGATATTTTTAGTCAATTCCAGCATTCACCAAAAGAAAAGCTGGACAAGGCCCAAGAAGCTCATGTCGGCTGGACAGGTGATGTTAAGTATCACTTTGGAGCAGTTAAAGAGATTAAGAATGGCGATAAAACCACACGCATCACGATGGCGCACAATCCAAGTCACTTGGAAGTGTCAGGTTCTATCGTACAGGGCTACACAAGAGCAGCTCAGGATGATCGCTCTCAAGCGGGCTATCCAAAACAGGATGAATACAAAGCGATGTCTATTCTTGTTCACGGTGACGCTGCCTTCCCAGGTCAAGGTGTAGTTGCAGAGACGCTGAACTACTCCGGTATCAAAGGCTATAAAACAGGAGGAACCGTACACATCATCGCTAACAACCGTGTTGGTTTCACCACGGAAAGTGAAGATTCCAGATCCACCAGATATGCGAGCGATCTTGCCAAAGGATACGGGATTCCCATTATTCATGTGAATGCAGATGATCCTGAAGCATGCATTGCCGCCGCAAAATTAGCCTTCCAATATCGTAGTAAATTTTATAAAGATGTACTAATTGACCTAATAGGTTATAGACGTCTTGGCCATAACGAAATGGATGAACCAATGGCGACAAATCCAATGACCTACATCGTGGTTCGTAAACATCCAACGATTACTCAAATTTACAAAGATCGTTTAACCGAAAGAAACGAGCTGTCAAAAGAGCAAATTGAAGCGATCGAAGAAACGGTTAAACAAGCATTTGTAAAAGCTTATGAGAAAGTAAACAAAGCACATGATGACTCTGGCTTGATTCCCGATCTACCAGATGCGGTCAAAATTGGTTATCCAAAGGTTAAAACTTCTGTTGATTTGAAAAAGCTGACAGAGATTAACGCGGATTTATTAAAATGGCCTGAAGGTTTCCATGTCTTTGATAAACTAGAAAAAATCTTATCCCGTCGTCAGCAGGTCTTCGCAGATAACTCGAAGATTGATTGGGCACATGCAGAAGTTCTGGCATTCTCCACTATATTAGAAGACGGAACACCTATCCGTTTAAGCGGTCAAGATTCTGAGCGTGGTACGTTCTCTCACCGCAACCTAGTACTGCATGATTCTAAGACGGGTGAAACGTATTCTCCATTGCACAGATTGCCAGGAGCAAAAGCTTCTTTTGAGGTGCGCAACAGTCCATTGTCTGAATACGCCGTACTCGGATTCGAATATGGTTATAATGTTTTTGCTCCTGAAACGCTTGTCATGTGGGAAGCACAGTTCGGGGATTTCGCCAATACGGCACAAGTAATATTTGACCAATATATTTCAGCAGGTCGTGCAAAATGGGGTCAGAAATCAGGTCTTGTGATGCTACTTCCACATGGATATGAAGGTCAGGGACCAGAACACTCCAGTGCGAGACTGGAACGTTTCTTACAGCTTTCAGCGGAAAACAACTGGACAGTAGCTAATCTTTCTTCTTCTGCTCAGTATTTCCATATCTTAAGAAGACAGGCTGCCATGTTAAACAAAGACGAAGTAAGACCATTGGTGATTATGTCACCGAAGAGCTTGCTACGTAATCCTTCTGCGGGATCAGCTATTGATGAATTTACCAACGGGGAGTTTAAAACGGTTATCGAGCAGCAAGGTTTGGGACAAAAAGCTGAAGCCGTAGAGCGCCTAGTATTCTGCACAGGAAGAATGGCTGTTGATTTGTCCGATCAGGTAGCGGACGTCGGAAAATTTGATTGGTTGCAAATTGTTCGAGTTGAGGAACTATATCCGTTCCCAACAGAAAAAATCAACGAGATTATTCGTAAATACAAAAATCTGCGTGAAATTGTCTGGACACAGGAAGAACCAAGAAACATGGGAGCATGGACTTTTGTTGAACCACGTTTAAAAGCACTAGCACCAAAAGGAGTAAATGTATCCTACAACGGACGCATGAGACGCTCAAGTCCGTCAGAAGGAGATCCAGTTGCTCATAAAAAAGAACAACAACGTATTCTTGCACAGAGTGTTACTAGAAACTTGGTAAGGGTGTGA
- a CDS encoding cupin domain-containing protein translates to MENLDIKAIEEIVRKIITEKVGASTASAPEEFPKHRDSSGVTSIPLQVVRVAETDRLDTGNKEDIVYCKDLFSLEESPRLGCGIMEMKETTFDWTLNYDEIDYVIEGYLEIIIDGRKVSAKAGEIILIPKGTKIQFSVPEFARFMYVTYPADWATQK, encoded by the coding sequence ATGGAAAACTTAGATATTAAAGCCATTGAAGAAATTGTCCGTAAAATCATTACTGAAAAAGTAGGAGCTAGCACAGCATCAGCTCCTGAAGAATTCCCAAAACATCGGGATAGTAGTGGTGTTACCTCTATACCTTTGCAAGTTGTACGTGTAGCAGAAACAGACCGTTTGGATACTGGCAATAAAGAAGATATCGTATATTGCAAGGATCTATTTTCATTAGAAGAAAGCCCACGCTTAGGTTGTGGAATTATGGAAATGAAAGAGACAACCTTTGATTGGACCCTTAATTATGATGAAATTGATTATGTAATAGAAGGGTACTTGGAAATCATCATTGATGGTCGCAAAGTTAGTGCAAAAGCCGGAGAAATCATTTTAATTCCAAAAGGAACCAAAATCCAATTCTCTGTGCCTGAGTTTGCTCGCTTTATGTATGTAACTTATCCAGCAGATTGGGCAACTCAAAAATAA
- the eutD gene encoding ethanolamine utilization phosphate acetyltransferase EutD — MKNDLIESIVDEVVKRVNEEMCVPIEASGKHVHLSRADIDTLFGPGYELTKMKDLSQPGQYACKERVTLIGPKGALHNVVVLGPERKETQVEIALTDSVALGVKGIIKESGQLEGTPGIVIASATNMVQLQRGLIVAKRHIHMTPEDAKKHNVVNGETVQVKVFSNRPLIFDDVMIRVSPSYATFMHIDYDEANACGFTKGTMGKILKKST; from the coding sequence ATGAAAAACGATCTGATTGAAAGCATTGTAGATGAAGTAGTAAAACGTGTTAATGAAGAAATGTGCGTTCCTATTGAAGCATCTGGGAAACATGTTCACTTGAGCAGAGCTGACATTGACACTTTGTTTGGCCCAGGCTATGAGCTGACAAAGATGAAAGATTTGTCTCAGCCTGGACAATATGCTTGCAAGGAACGGGTTACGCTAATTGGTCCTAAAGGTGCATTGCATAATGTAGTTGTACTTGGACCTGAACGTAAAGAGACGCAAGTAGAGATTGCTTTAACAGATTCTGTTGCACTAGGTGTAAAAGGAATTATCAAAGAGAGCGGACAGCTAGAAGGAACACCAGGAATTGTAATCGCCTCAGCGACAAATATGGTTCAATTGCAAAGAGGGTTAATCGTAGCAAAACGCCATATTCATATGACTCCTGAAGATGCGAAAAAACATAATGTTGTCAATGGCGAAACGGTTCAAGTTAAGGTATTCAGCAACAGACCATTGATTTTCGATGATGTAATGATTCGTGTAAGTCCTTCTTATGCAACATTCATGCATATTGACTATGATGAAGCGAATGCGTGTGGATTTACGAAAGGTACTATGGGGAAAATTTTGAAGAAAAGTACCTAG
- a CDS encoding BMC domain-containing protein produces MSSSIGILELRSISKGYETADFMLKKSTVDIHHMRSICPGKFLIIVSGDTANVQESMEIAKKVSKDFLVSEFILNGVHNDIVNGLKKSYSTEPINAIGIFETSNVSSGIYAINLALKGAHTFLKRINLGMGIGGKLLAVITGSVSDVEQAMDIAVSSIDQKRIVHYTVMPSPSEEIKKQFR; encoded by the coding sequence ATGAGTAGTTCTATTGGCATCCTAGAATTAAGAAGTATAAGTAAGGGATATGAGACGGCTGACTTCATGCTAAAAAAATCCACTGTGGATATCCATCATATGCGTTCCATTTGCCCGGGTAAATTTCTGATCATTGTTAGTGGTGATACTGCAAATGTACAAGAGTCCATGGAGATTGCCAAAAAGGTCTCAAAGGATTTTCTTGTGAGTGAATTTATTCTAAATGGTGTTCATAACGACATCGTTAATGGTTTGAAAAAAAGCTACTCAACTGAGCCTATAAATGCCATTGGAATTTTCGAAACATCCAACGTCTCATCTGGTATTTACGCGATAAACCTTGCCTTAAAAGGTGCCCATACCTTCTTGAAAAGAATCAACCTAGGTATGGGTATCGGAGGCAAGCTACTTGCTGTCATTACTGGAAGTGTAAGCGATGTTGAACAAGCGATGGATATAGCTGTTTCATCCATCGATCAGAAGCGAATCGTTCATTATACCGTTATGCCATCACCAAGTGAAGAGATCAAAAAACAGTTTCGGTAA
- a CDS encoding DASS family sodium-coupled anion symporter: MSFSRKNIISLSIALAVLVIILLLPTPESLPLAGQRTLAILAFAVILWVTEAVTYPVSAALIVGLIAVLIGFSPTVEDPNVVYTTKKALTMALGGFSNSAVALVAGALFLAVAMEITGLHKRIALLVLSKVGSKSNNIVLGTILVSIVLALFVPSATARAGAIIPILMGMVAAFGLEKNSRLSALLMITTVQSISIWNIGIKTAAAQNMVALGFMETAFNYHISWGEWFIYAAPWAVIMSVILYFVMTKLIKPELSEIPNGRELIKKQLAELGKLTPKEWRLMIVSLLLLFLWSTEGVLHALDSTTITLAAVAILLCPVIGVYTWKQVEQKVGWGTLIVFAVGMSLGNLLLKTEGAQWISKGLFESMGLTAMPVITVIIILTLFNILIHLGFASATSLASAFIPIVIALVTAMEPTFNKPGMVLIQQFVISFGFLLPVSAPQNMLAYGTGSFTTSDFVKSGVPLTIAGFILIIAFSMTYWQWMGLL; encoded by the coding sequence GTGAGCTTTAGTCGAAAGAATATCATCTCGTTAAGCATCGCACTAGCTGTACTGGTTATTATTCTGTTACTCCCAACACCAGAAAGCTTACCACTTGCTGGTCAAAGAACACTAGCAATCCTTGCATTCGCTGTTATTTTATGGGTTACGGAAGCGGTTACATATCCGGTTAGTGCGGCTTTAATCGTTGGGCTTATTGCTGTTTTAATCGGATTTTCGCCAACAGTTGAAGACCCAAATGTCGTGTACACAACAAAGAAAGCGCTTACTATGGCGCTGGGAGGTTTTAGTAATTCAGCAGTTGCGTTAGTGGCCGGTGCATTGTTCCTTGCTGTAGCGATGGAAATTACCGGATTGCATAAGCGCATTGCTCTATTGGTACTATCAAAAGTAGGGTCCAAATCAAACAATATCGTACTCGGAACCATTCTTGTAAGCATTGTACTTGCTTTGTTTGTACCTAGTGCAACAGCTAGAGCAGGTGCTATTATTCCAATCCTAATGGGAATGGTAGCTGCTTTTGGTCTAGAAAAGAATAGCCGTCTTTCTGCCTTGCTGATGATTACAACCGTCCAATCCATTTCCATATGGAACATTGGGATTAAAACGGCTGCAGCGCAGAATATGGTTGCCTTGGGATTCATGGAAACCGCTTTCAATTACCATATTTCCTGGGGAGAATGGTTCATTTATGCAGCACCATGGGCTGTTATCATGTCTGTCATTCTATATTTTGTGATGACAAAATTAATCAAACCAGAGCTTAGTGAAATACCAAACGGCAGAGAATTAATCAAAAAACAATTGGCTGAGCTAGGGAAGCTAACCCCAAAAGAATGGCGTTTAATGATAGTTTCCTTGCTTCTATTGTTCCTTTGGTCTACTGAGGGAGTCTTGCATGCATTGGATTCCACTACAATTACACTTGCGGCTGTTGCCATCCTTTTATGCCCTGTCATTGGGGTGTATACTTGGAAGCAGGTAGAGCAAAAAGTAGGATGGGGAACGCTAATTGTATTTGCGGTCGGAATGTCTCTAGGGAACCTCTTATTAAAAACAGAGGGAGCTCAGTGGATTTCCAAAGGATTGTTTGAATCAATGGGTTTAACTGCTATGCCAGTAATTACTGTTATTATCATATTAACATTATTTAACATTTTGATTCACCTCGGGTTTGCTAGTGCAACAAGCTTGGCATCTGCGTTTATTCCAATTGTTATTGCATTGGTAACCGCAATGGAGCCTACGTTTAACAAGCCTGGTATGGTCTTAATCCAGCAATTTGTCATTAGTTTTGGCTTCCTTTTACCAGTAAGTGCACCGCAAAATATGCTTGCTTACGGTACAGGTTCCTTTACGACCAGCGACTTTGTGAAGTCGGGTGTACCTCTTACAATAGCGGGCTTTATTCTCATAATTGCATTTAGTATGACTTATTGGCAGTGGATGGGTTTACTTTAG
- the pduA gene encoding propanediol utilization microcompartment protein PduA, which translates to MANANALGMVETKGLVGAIEAADAMVKAANVTLIGKEQIGAGLVTVMVRGDVGAVKAATDAGAAAAERVGELLSVHVIPRPHTEVDAILPKTAE; encoded by the coding sequence ATGGCAAACGCAAACGCATTGGGAATGGTAGAAACTAAAGGACTAGTTGGAGCTATTGAAGCAGCAGATGCAATGGTAAAAGCAGCAAACGTTACATTGATTGGTAAAGAACAAATCGGTGCAGGTCTAGTAACAGTTATGGTACGTGGAGACGTAGGTGCAGTTAAAGCGGCTACAGACGCTGGAGCAGCAGCAGCAGAACGCGTTGGAGAATTACTATCTGTACATGTAATTCCAAGACCACATACTGAAGTAGATGCAATCTTGCCTAAAACAGCTGAATAA
- the eutH gene encoding ethanolamine utilization protein EutH has protein sequence MGINEIIIYLMVIFMVLGAIDKCIGNKFGLSQQFEEGIMAMGSLTLAMVGIISLSPVLAKVLSPIVVPVFNALGADPAMFATTILANDMGGFALAQELAKDPEAGMFAGVILGAMLGPTIVFTIPVALGIIRKEDHKFLATGVLSGIITIPIGCIAGGLVAGYSIGMILTNLVPILIFAALIVLGLVKFPNGMIKGFTIFGQFIVIVATLALAAGIIEQLVGLTIIPGLAPISEGIKIVGDISIVLAGAFCMVFVITKVFKKPLLKLGKVLGMNEVAAAGMVATLANNIPMFGMMKDMDDRGKIINVAFAVSAGFVLGDHLGFTAGVAKDMIFPMIVGKLVGGITAIFVAIFISKKMIEGKKDKDKKTEVA, from the coding sequence ATGGGAATAAATGAAATCATTATTTACTTAATGGTCATTTTTATGGTTCTGGGTGCGATTGATAAGTGTATTGGGAATAAATTTGGCTTAAGTCAACAATTCGAAGAGGGTATTATGGCAATGGGTTCCTTAACACTAGCCATGGTAGGTATTATCTCTTTGTCTCCTGTATTAGCCAAAGTGCTTAGTCCTATTGTTGTACCTGTATTTAATGCACTAGGAGCAGACCCAGCAATGTTTGCTACTACGATTTTAGCAAATGATATGGGTGGCTTTGCATTAGCGCAAGAACTAGCGAAAGATCCAGAAGCAGGAATGTTTGCAGGGGTTATTTTAGGTGCTATGTTAGGGCCAACGATCGTTTTTACGATTCCAGTTGCTCTAGGTATTATTCGTAAAGAAGATCACAAGTTCTTAGCAACAGGTGTTCTATCAGGAATTATTACAATTCCGATTGGTTGTATTGCTGGTGGACTAGTTGCTGGTTATTCAATTGGCATGATTTTAACCAATCTAGTGCCAATTCTCATTTTTGCGGCTCTTATTGTACTAGGATTAGTGAAATTCCCGAATGGAATGATCAAAGGCTTTACAATCTTTGGCCAATTCATCGTTATTGTGGCAACGCTTGCATTAGCAGCTGGCATCATTGAACAACTAGTGGGTCTGACTATTATTCCAGGACTAGCTCCTATCTCAGAAGGTATTAAGATTGTTGGAGACATTTCCATTGTCTTAGCAGGCGCGTTCTGTATGGTATTTGTTATTACAAAGGTGTTTAAGAAGCCATTGCTTAAATTGGGTAAAGTACTTGGAATGAACGAAGTTGCAGCAGCAGGTATGGTTGCTACTCTTGCTAATAACATTCCGATGTTTGGAATGATGAAAGATATGGATGATAGAGGTAAAATTATTAACGTTGCCTTCGCTGTATCAGCAGGATTTGTTCTTGGTGACCATTTAGGATTCACAGCAGGTGTTGCAAAAGATATGATCTTCCCGATGATTGTAGGTAAACTAGTCGGTGGTATTACGGCAATCTTTGTAGCGATCTTCATTTCTAAAAAGATGATTGAAGGAAAAAAAGATAAAGATAAGAAAACGGAGGTTGCGTAA
- a CDS encoding EutN/CcmL family microcompartment protein — MIVGEVVGSLWATRKDEKLNGLTFLVVKPHSYDENTSKECFVAADHAGAGIGDTVLVTKGSAARSSMKDQNVPIDAVIVGIVDSLEMNDE, encoded by the coding sequence ATGATTGTTGGAGAAGTTGTCGGCAGTCTTTGGGCTACGCGAAAAGATGAAAAGCTAAATGGTTTAACGTTTCTAGTAGTTAAACCGCATTCATATGATGAAAATACTTCAAAGGAATGCTTTGTTGCGGCGGATCATGCCGGTGCGGGCATAGGCGACACCGTTCTCGTAACGAAAGGCAGCGCAGCAAGAAGCTCCATGAAAGATCAAAACGTACCTATTGATGCAGTTATCGTGGGTATTGTAGATTCTCTGGAGATGAACGATGAGTAG